The following proteins are co-located in the Kineococcus endophyticus genome:
- the mtrA gene encoding MtrAB system response regulator MtrA, with protein sequence MRGRVLVVDDDTALAEMLGIVLQGEGLETRFCADGDEALAAFRAARPDVVLLDLMLPGTDGMEVCRQIRAESGVPIVMLTAKSDTVDVVLGLEAGADDYVVKPFKPKELVARVRARLRSAGERPPETLRIGDLTIDVAGHSVRRDGRSLPLTPLEFELLVTLARKPWQAFTRELLLEQVWGYRHAADTRLVNVHVQRLRSKIERDPEHPEIVVTVRGVGYRAGPL encoded by the coding sequence ATGAGGGGACGCGTGCTCGTGGTGGACGACGACACCGCGCTCGCCGAGATGCTCGGGATCGTGCTGCAGGGCGAGGGCCTCGAGACGCGTTTCTGCGCCGACGGCGACGAGGCGCTGGCGGCGTTCCGCGCGGCGCGGCCGGACGTCGTGCTGCTGGACCTGATGCTGCCCGGCACCGACGGCATGGAGGTCTGCCGGCAGATCCGCGCCGAGTCCGGGGTGCCGATCGTCATGCTGACGGCCAAGAGCGACACGGTCGACGTCGTGCTGGGCCTGGAGGCGGGCGCCGACGACTACGTCGTCAAACCCTTCAAGCCCAAGGAACTCGTGGCCCGCGTCCGGGCCCGGCTGCGGTCGGCCGGGGAACGCCCGCCCGAGACGCTGCGCATCGGCGACCTCACCATCGACGTCGCCGGCCACTCGGTGCGCCGCGACGGCCGGTCGCTGCCGCTCACGCCGCTGGAGTTCGAGCTCCTCGTGACCCTCGCGCGCAAACCCTGGCAGGCCTTCACCCGCGAACTGCTGCTGGAGCAGGTCTGGGGCTACCGCCACGCGGCCGACACCCGCCTCGTCAACGTCCACGTCCAGCGATTGCGCTCGAAGATCGAACGCGATCCCGAGCACCCCGAGATCGTCGTGACCGTGCGCGGGGTGGGGTACCGCGCCGGACCGCTGTGA